From the Maioricimonas rarisocia genome, one window contains:
- the tpiA gene encoding triose-phosphate isomerase: MRRILVAGNWKMNTTAASGVELARGVAAGAPAGESGVDVLVAPPFPYLVPVKEALQGSVVQLGAQNAYFEESGAFTGEVSVDMLLDVGCNAVILGHSERRHVLGETDEVINRKVKASLAKGLQVILCVGELLDDREAGRTEAILDEQMAGGLADVDAEALKNVVIAYEPVWAIGTGKTASPDQAESAHAHLRKWLADRYNAESADSMQILYGGSVKPANAKELIGQDNVDGALVGGASLSAENFLGIVTAATEVAAG, from the coding sequence ATGAGACGGATCCTTGTCGCCGGTAACTGGAAGATGAACACCACCGCCGCCAGCGGTGTCGAACTCGCCCGCGGTGTGGCCGCCGGAGCCCCGGCCGGTGAGAGCGGCGTCGACGTGCTCGTCGCTCCGCCGTTCCCGTACCTGGTCCCCGTCAAGGAAGCCCTCCAGGGGAGTGTCGTCCAGCTCGGCGCTCAGAACGCATATTTCGAAGAGTCCGGAGCCTTCACCGGCGAAGTCTCGGTCGACATGCTGCTCGACGTCGGCTGCAATGCCGTGATTCTCGGCCACAGCGAGCGGCGTCACGTCCTCGGCGAGACCGACGAAGTGATCAACCGCAAGGTCAAAGCATCGCTTGCCAAGGGTCTGCAGGTGATCCTGTGTGTCGGCGAACTGCTGGACGACCGCGAAGCCGGCCGGACCGAAGCGATCCTCGACGAACAGATGGCCGGCGGACTGGCCGATGTCGACGCCGAGGCCCTGAAAAACGTCGTCATCGCCTACGAGCCGGTCTGGGCGATCGGCACCGGTAAGACGGCGTCTCCGGATCAGGCGGAATCGGCGCATGCCCATCTTCGCAAGTGGCTGGCAGATCGCTACAATGCTGAATCCGCCGACTCGATGCAGATTCTCTACGGCGGGAGCGTCAAGCCGGCAAATGCCAAAGAACTGATCGGCCAGGACAACGTGGACGGTGCCCTGGTCGGTGGAGCAAGCCTCTCGGCCGAGAACTTCCTCGGCATCGTGACCGCCGCGACCGAGGTGGCCGCAGGTTGA
- the secG gene encoding preprotein translocase subunit SecG: MSILAVLSQVLLLLFGLFLMIIVLLQRGRGGGLAGAFGGMGGQSAFGTKAGDVFTRITIVVAVIWVILAGGSGLLMRASSDSYAKTFADETEVETEGEEAGTGLDLGGDEGEGAGAAAIDELLRSTGGGEEPGAATTPEDTPATTSDAADETGESADADAAGDETAADDAAAPSDETQQ; encoded by the coding sequence GTGAGCATTCTTGCAGTTCTCTCGCAGGTCCTGCTGCTGCTGTTCGGCCTGTTCCTGATGATCATCGTGCTCCTGCAGCGCGGTCGTGGCGGCGGACTGGCCGGTGCGTTCGGCGGCATGGGCGGACAAAGCGCCTTCGGTACCAAGGCGGGCGATGTCTTCACGCGAATCACAATCGTCGTCGCGGTCATCTGGGTGATTCTCGCCGGTGGCAGCGGACTGCTGATGCGTGCCTCCTCCGACTCGTATGCGAAGACCTTCGCCGACGAGACTGAGGTCGAAACCGAAGGCGAAGAAGCCGGCACGGGCCTCGATCTGGGTGGCGACGAAGGTGAAGGGGCCGGAGCCGCCGCTATCGACGAGCTGTTGCGGTCGACCGGCGGCGGCGAGGAGCCTGGTGCCGCAACCACACCGGAAGATACGCCCGCCACGACCAGCGATGCCGCCGACGAAACGGGCGAGTCTGCTGACGCCGATGCGGCCGGCGACGAAACGGCTGCCGACGATGCAGCTGCCCCCTCCGACGAAACTCAGCAGTAA
- a CDS encoding YicC/YloC family endoribonuclease → MLLSMTGFGEGSSANDRLAVSVEVRSVNNRHLKITTRCPDAYLTLESEVEKIVRRSITRGTVTVHVRIDRLAGQSPYALDVDAVSHYWTQLRQVADKLHVAPPADLSPLLALPGVVSEDSSRTLTPEDGKLVHDALETALATLGEFRVREGKAMRDELEQQCLTIQNLTEGIRDRAPQIVDAYRTKLLERVNELLRSSNMDITDADIVREVSLFADRCDITEELTRLHCHIDQFRGTLDSEASMGRRLEFLCQELFREINTIGSKANDVEIAHTVVDVKASIEKIREIVQNVE, encoded by the coding sequence GTGCTTCTGAGCATGACCGGATTCGGCGAGGGCTCGTCGGCGAACGATCGACTGGCCGTCTCGGTCGAGGTCCGCAGTGTCAACAACCGGCACCTGAAGATCACGACCCGGTGCCCCGACGCCTACCTGACACTCGAGTCGGAAGTCGAGAAAATCGTCCGCCGCTCGATCACGCGGGGAACCGTCACCGTACACGTACGGATTGACCGGCTCGCCGGACAGTCCCCGTACGCACTCGACGTTGACGCGGTCAGCCACTACTGGACGCAGTTGCGGCAGGTCGCCGACAAGCTGCACGTTGCCCCACCGGCTGACCTGAGTCCTCTGCTCGCCCTGCCGGGCGTCGTGTCGGAAGACTCGTCCCGCACGCTCACACCGGAGGACGGCAAGCTCGTCCACGACGCACTCGAGACCGCGCTGGCGACGCTGGGTGAGTTTCGCGTTCGCGAAGGGAAGGCGATGCGGGACGAACTCGAGCAGCAGTGCCTGACGATCCAGAATCTGACCGAAGGGATCCGGGACCGGGCTCCGCAGATTGTGGACGCCTACCGGACGAAACTGCTCGAGCGGGTCAACGAGCTGCTCCGCAGTTCGAACATGGACATCACCGACGCCGACATTGTGCGGGAAGTCAGCCTGTTCGCCGATCGCTGCGACATCACCGAAGAGCTGACCCGGCTGCACTGCCACATCGATCAGTTCCGCGGGACGCTGGACAGCGAAGCCTCCATGGGCCGCCGCCTCGAATTCCTCTGCCAGGAACTTTTCCGGGAGATTAACACGATCGGGTCGAAGGCCAACGACGTGGAGATCGCCCACACGGTTGTCGACGTGAAGGCGTCGATCGAGAAGATCCGCGAAATCGTCCAGAACGTCGAATGA
- the gmk gene encoding guanylate kinase codes for MNLADGPHRTVTADSAQTDTSFQVVVLSGPSGSGKTTIIKRLLGTTPVPLMMSISATTRPPRQNEVDGQHYHFLSPEDFERYRQNDEFLECAEVHKTGYWYGTLRSELDRIRSAGAWALVEVDVEGALNIMKQYPEALTIFLQTPSVDEYENRLRARGTESEELIQRRLQTARRELEFADCYRFRVVNDDLDRAVQEICEILANRQAELHA; via the coding sequence ATGAACCTTGCAGATGGGCCGCACAGGACCGTGACTGCCGACAGCGCCCAAACCGACACGTCGTTTCAGGTCGTTGTGCTCTCGGGGCCGAGTGGCAGCGGCAAGACGACGATCATCAAGCGGTTGCTCGGCACCACGCCGGTTCCGCTGATGATGTCGATCTCGGCGACGACGCGGCCGCCGCGACAGAACGAAGTCGACGGGCAACACTATCACTTCCTCTCCCCCGAGGACTTCGAGCGCTACCGTCAGAACGACGAGTTCCTCGAATGTGCCGAGGTGCACAAGACCGGCTACTGGTACGGCACGCTCCGCTCGGAGCTGGACCGCATCCGGAGTGCCGGGGCCTGGGCGCTGGTGGAAGTCGACGTCGAAGGGGCGCTGAACATCATGAAGCAATACCCCGAGGCGCTCACGATCTTCCTGCAGACGCCTTCGGTGGATGAATACGAAAACAGACTCCGGGCCCGCGGCACGGAGAGCGAGGAGCTGATTCAGCGTCGCTTGCAGACCGCGCGGCGGGAACTAGAATTTGCAGATTGCTACCGGTTTCGGGTGGTCAACGACGACCTCGACCGCGCCGTGCAGGAGATCTGCGAGATCCTCGCGAACAGACAGGCGGAACTTCATGCTTGA
- a CDS encoding DNA-directed RNA polymerase subunit omega has product MLDDLKEEHIVNKVGGRFKLSTLIQKRLVQLNRGAPPLVDCKGRPGMDTVLQEILQDKIFLDASDNVVIAVDDAPEVETEFDAGGPTLDDI; this is encoded by the coding sequence ATGCTTGATGACCTGAAGGAAGAGCACATCGTCAACAAGGTGGGTGGACGATTCAAGCTCTCCACACTGATTCAGAAACGACTCGTGCAGCTGAACCGCGGTGCGCCCCCGCTGGTCGACTGCAAGGGACGGCCGGGCATGGATACGGTGCTGCAGGAGATCCTGCAGGACAAGATCTTCCTCGACGCTTCCGACAATGTCGTCATCGCCGTCGACGATGCCCCCGAGGTCGAAACCGAATTCGATGCCGGCGGACCGACGCTCGACGACATCTGA